One part of the Agarivorans sp. Alg241-V36 genome encodes these proteins:
- a CDS encoding AraC family transcriptional regulator: METHLIKALHAKPFISELNKRKVSYSRLAKQVGLPIEALSKTDAVVGEYALWQFVEGAAALLEDPLFGYACAASSPVLSLADLNDDASINLLSILRQFIQRAKQDSSSCHYSLIPTGLNQTCFHRLPAFGKRFSSWQVEQYMLTIFIQLIRLCAHESWLPKQVCVCSVNTPQVIPEAWSSIDITWGSSATQLSIENHLLAFAPKEANSSSPQAAVQFSLSIEQLIASHVRIQRANLNQLATELGMSTATLKRKLDRQGVNFTQLVEQEKFKWACELLSETSLSISQISSHLAYNHPSNFSRAFKHYSGEAPLRFRKQHSQ; encoded by the coding sequence ATGGAAACACACCTGATCAAAGCCTTGCATGCAAAGCCGTTTATTAGCGAATTGAATAAGCGCAAGGTGAGCTATTCACGCCTGGCAAAACAAGTAGGCTTGCCAATAGAAGCACTCTCAAAAACGGATGCTGTGGTTGGGGAATACGCACTATGGCAGTTTGTTGAGGGTGCAGCAGCCTTACTAGAGGACCCGCTTTTTGGCTATGCCTGCGCCGCCTCCTCGCCAGTTTTAAGCCTTGCAGATTTAAATGATGATGCCAGCATTAACTTACTCAGTATCTTGCGCCAATTCATTCAACGGGCAAAACAAGACTCCAGTAGTTGCCACTATTCGCTGATTCCCACGGGCTTAAACCAAACTTGCTTTCATCGCTTACCAGCTTTTGGCAAGCGCTTCTCCAGTTGGCAAGTTGAGCAGTACATGTTGACCATTTTTATTCAGCTAATTCGCCTATGTGCGCACGAAAGCTGGCTACCCAAGCAAGTATGCGTGTGCTCAGTAAACACCCCGCAAGTTATTCCAGAAGCGTGGTCGAGCATTGATATTACCTGGGGTAGCAGTGCCACCCAACTAAGCATAGAAAATCATTTATTGGCCTTTGCACCTAAAGAGGCCAACAGCTCTTCCCCCCAGGCCGCAGTGCAATTCTCTTTGAGTATTGAGCAACTTATTGCAAGCCATGTTCGTATTCAACGCGCAAACCTAAACCAATTGGCCACTGAGCTCGGTATGAGCACCGCAACCCTAAAACGCAAACTCGACCGCCAAGGTGTAAATTTCACTCAGCTGGTTGAGCAAGAAAAATTCAAGTGGGCATGTGAGCTGCTCAGTGAAACGTCTCTTAGTATCAGCCAGATTTCAAGCCACTTAGCGTACAACCATCCGTCCAACTTCTCGCGAGCTTTTAAGCACTATTCTGGCGAAGCGCCTTTGCGCTTTCGAAAACAGCATTCCCAGTAG
- the speB gene encoding agmatinase — MSTLADHPDYSLYSNANTFLRQPLDHRPEQSDADVVITGLPFDLATTGRSGARLGPDAIRRASVNIAWEEQRWPWDFKLLERIGLVDAGDLVFDCGEQAQFVERLEAYATQLLQAGKSMLSFGGDHFVTLPLLRAHAQHHGKLALVHFDAHTDTYSEGSRYDHGTMFYHAPKEGLVDPAHSVQVGIRTDYERANHPYKVIDADQANNLSIEQVVDSIRKQVADLPVYLSFDIDCLDPAYAPGTGTPVAGGLSSNRILQILRGLKGLKIVGMDVVEVAPAYDNSEVTALAAATIAVELLHLWADKHA; from the coding sequence ATGAGCACGCTTGCCGATCATCCCGATTACTCGCTGTACTCCAATGCCAACACCTTTCTAAGGCAGCCTCTAGATCATCGCCCCGAGCAAAGTGATGCCGACGTAGTAATAACTGGCCTTCCCTTTGACTTGGCAACAACCGGCCGCTCCGGCGCAAGACTTGGTCCCGATGCTATCCGCCGCGCCTCTGTTAACATCGCTTGGGAAGAACAGCGCTGGCCTTGGGATTTTAAATTGCTAGAACGGATTGGTTTAGTCGATGCCGGTGATTTAGTCTTTGATTGTGGCGAGCAAGCTCAATTTGTAGAACGGTTAGAAGCTTACGCCACGCAGCTACTGCAAGCAGGCAAAAGCATGTTGAGCTTTGGTGGCGACCACTTTGTTACGCTGCCACTGCTACGGGCTCACGCACAGCATCATGGAAAACTAGCCCTAGTGCATTTTGATGCCCACACCGATACCTACAGCGAAGGTAGCCGTTACGACCATGGCACCATGTTTTACCATGCCCCCAAAGAAGGCTTAGTTGACCCTGCGCATTCAGTACAAGTAGGCATTCGCACCGATTATGAACGTGCTAACCACCCTTACAAGGTGATTGATGCCGACCAAGCTAACAACCTAAGCATTGAACAAGTAGTAGATAGCATCCGCAAGCAAGTGGCAGATTTGCCAGTTTATCTTAGCTTCGACATAGATTGCTTAGACCCGGCCTACGCACCAGGCACCGGCACGCCAGTGGCTGGCGGCTTAAGCAGCAATCGAATTTTGCAAATTTTGCGTGGTTTAAAGGGCTTAAAAATAGTGGGTATGGACGTAGTGGAAGTGGCGCCCGCTTATGATAATAGCGAAGTGACAGCCTTGGCAGCAGCGACCATTGCTGTGGAGCTGCTTCATTTATGGGCTGACAAGCATGCTTAG
- a CDS encoding dipeptidase, whose amino-acid sequence MKRILLALALSSAAVFSANASLEAKHWPASDKAKQFVQDSIVIGMLASPYGTGWTESSQLHTYFKEAREAGITGHEMTLAAASHNWDELRRQHHAFKAAMAEDPENYIFVRTNRDIEMAHLKGKTAVIWNSQTATILEEDLSRMAILKDMGIASMILAYNDRFRTGTGSLAAYNGKDDGLTGWGRAVIDEMVKFGIILDLSHTGKQTAMDAMDHMDERYPNTPYIFSHSLPAGLYANEKNKSPRGCYRNISDEEALRVVKSGGYVAPTFTEWMVDGIWPDNLSPKQAADMIDYYVKLVGEDHVAIATDDMFSVELVVAFAKKNASMYADGGYMIDAFNNGADDSAPLARILAAITDDLWARGYTNAQLAKIYGGNKMRVYQQVWENAPKGKWDDEYQERIKLRRELMEKFATR is encoded by the coding sequence ATGAAACGAATTTTACTTGCTTTAGCACTCTCCTCGGCAGCGGTGTTTTCTGCCAACGCTAGCTTAGAAGCAAAGCACTGGCCGGCATCGGATAAAGCGAAGCAGTTTGTTCAAGACAGCATAGTGATAGGTATGCTGGCTAGCCCTTACGGCACCGGTTGGACTGAAAGCTCTCAGCTACATACTTATTTTAAAGAAGCCCGAGAAGCAGGCATTACCGGTCATGAAATGACACTTGCTGCTGCCTCGCATAACTGGGATGAACTAAGGCGTCAGCATCATGCATTTAAAGCAGCGATGGCAGAAGATCCTGAGAACTATATCTTTGTGCGCACTAATCGCGATATAGAAATGGCTCACCTAAAAGGAAAAACCGCGGTAATTTGGAACTCTCAAACTGCCACTATTTTAGAAGAAGACTTAAGCCGTATGGCCATATTAAAAGATATGGGCATTGCCAGTATGATCTTGGCCTACAACGACAGATTCCGCACGGGTACCGGTTCGCTTGCCGCCTACAATGGCAAAGATGACGGCTTGACGGGCTGGGGGCGAGCAGTAATCGACGAAATGGTTAAGTTCGGCATCATTTTAGATCTAAGCCACACCGGTAAACAAACCGCCATGGATGCAATGGATCACATGGATGAGCGCTACCCAAATACTCCTTATATCTTTTCCCATTCATTACCTGCTGGCTTATACGCCAACGAAAAGAATAAATCTCCTCGAGGTTGCTACCGTAATATCTCCGATGAAGAAGCATTGCGTGTGGTGAAAAGTGGCGGTTATGTTGCACCCACTTTTACCGAATGGATGGTTGACGGTATTTGGCCAGATAATCTGTCACCTAAACAAGCGGCTGACATGATCGATTATTACGTGAAACTCGTGGGAGAAGACCACGTAGCGATTGCAACCGATGATATGTTTAGCGTTGAACTAGTGGTCGCTTTCGCCAAGAAAAATGCCAGCATGTATGCCGATGGTGGCTACATGATTGATGCCTTTAATAATGGTGCAGATGATTCAGCTCCGCTGGCTCGAATTTTAGCGGCTATCACCGATGACCTATGGGCGCGGGGCTACACCAATGCCCAGTTAGCAAAAATTTACGGTGGTAATAAAATGCGCGTATATCAACAAGTTTGGGAGAATGCGCCGAAAGGAAAATGGGACGATGAATACCAAGAGCGGATTAAACTACGCAGAGAATTAATGGAAAAATTCGCTACTCGCTAG
- a CDS encoding efflux RND transporter permease subunit: protein MIAAIYNNGRLISLLIALILVAGMGAVSTLPRSEDPKITSRFASIVTQYPGASAERVEALVTELIENKIRKLPEIKRVQSSSRPGFSVLQVELKDEVIDVVPVWARVRDLVGELPPFLPLGSSEPVVDDDRGYAFTTLVALRWTGPGETDLAILGRYAKELQNRLRNVSGTDFVDLQGQGEEEILVEIEPYQAGAMGLTTDQVSQIIAGADAKVSAGELTNDNTRMQLELEGELDSLERIKNIPVSSADNGYVFRLGDLAKVTRQLKSPPEQIAVVERDYAVVVGIRMLSEYRVDLWSARVNQALDDYRTILPSNVSADIIFEQDGYTAKRLGELVVNVLIGFAIIVVVLLLTLGWRSALIVGLSLPLTVMFTLACMKFYGLPIHQMSVTGLVVALGIMVDNAIVMADTIAQKRQQGKSGLQAVKESLAHLWLPLLGSTLTTILAFLPIVLMPGPAGEFVGGIALSVIFSLIGSYFISHTLVAIFSGHFLPSQQTADHWYEKGVQVAWLSGAFKACLRTSLRYPKLAIIVVSSLPILGFYSAGSLTEQFFPPSDRDMFQIEVYMAPQSSIYATERLTEKLTEHLYAKEGISSVSWFVGNNAPSFYYNLMLRQQGAKNYAQAMIKTTDFRAANDLIPKLQVEFDLLYPEAQILVRKLEQGPPFNAPIELRVYGPNLDKLKELGDQYRRILSEIPHVTHTRATLLAGTPKVWLKVNEEASRLSGIVLTDIAGQLQANLQGRINGSVLEASESLPVRIRLADEQRKQVENLGDLTLTSQVAGNIPLASIAELDIRPSRGEIPRRDGKRVNTVEGYLQTDILPEQVLEVFRQRLEQADIPLPAGYSLEFGGEGAERNEAVGNLLASVGIIAVLLITVVVLSFNSFRLSFLIMITAIQAAGLGLLSVFVFNYPFGFTVIIGLLGLVGLAINAAIVIVAELKSDAKACAGDHESICFGVLSCTRHITSTTITTVGGFLPLILEGGGFWPPFAVAIAGGTVLTTMLSFFFVPVVFSMIAKGKRKIPSVGSPTVAH from the coding sequence ATGATTGCAGCAATTTATAATAATGGACGCTTAATCTCCTTACTTATAGCGCTTATTTTGGTCGCGGGCATGGGGGCCGTTAGCACTTTACCGCGCAGTGAAGACCCTAAAATAACCAGCCGCTTTGCCAGTATTGTTACCCAGTATCCCGGTGCATCGGCCGAGCGGGTTGAAGCCTTGGTGACCGAGCTAATTGAAAACAAAATTCGTAAGTTGCCGGAAATAAAACGGGTTCAGTCTTCATCTCGCCCGGGTTTTTCGGTGCTGCAGGTAGAGCTAAAAGATGAAGTGATTGATGTGGTTCCTGTGTGGGCGAGGGTACGTGATTTGGTGGGAGAGTTGCCCCCCTTTTTACCCTTGGGCAGCTCAGAGCCAGTAGTAGATGATGACCGAGGTTATGCGTTTACTACCTTAGTTGCGCTGCGTTGGACCGGGCCGGGTGAGACTGATTTAGCCATTCTGGGTCGTTATGCCAAAGAACTACAAAACCGCTTACGCAATGTCTCGGGAACTGACTTTGTAGACTTACAAGGCCAGGGCGAAGAAGAAATACTAGTAGAGATTGAGCCCTACCAAGCGGGCGCTATGGGGCTTACCACTGATCAGGTTTCGCAAATTATTGCCGGAGCCGATGCCAAAGTATCGGCAGGCGAACTGACTAACGACAATACGCGCATGCAATTGGAGTTGGAGGGGGAACTTGACTCCTTAGAGCGGATTAAGAACATCCCTGTGAGCAGCGCCGACAATGGTTATGTATTCCGCCTAGGTGATCTCGCTAAAGTCACTCGCCAGCTTAAATCTCCGCCAGAGCAAATTGCCGTGGTAGAGCGCGATTATGCTGTGGTAGTAGGCATAAGAATGCTCTCTGAATATCGGGTGGATTTATGGAGCGCCCGAGTGAACCAAGCGCTAGATGATTACCGCACTATCTTGCCTAGCAATGTCAGTGCAGACATCATTTTTGAACAAGATGGTTACACCGCTAAACGCCTTGGTGAGTTAGTGGTTAACGTGCTGATTGGTTTTGCCATTATCGTCGTGGTGTTGCTGCTTACCTTAGGTTGGCGTTCGGCGCTTATTGTTGGTTTGTCCTTGCCGCTAACGGTAATGTTTACTTTAGCCTGCATGAAGTTTTACGGTTTGCCCATTCACCAAATGTCGGTAACTGGCTTGGTGGTTGCCTTGGGTATTATGGTGGACAATGCCATTGTAATGGCCGACACCATTGCCCAAAAACGCCAGCAGGGGAAAAGCGGCTTACAAGCGGTTAAAGAGTCTTTGGCTCATTTATGGTTACCCTTGTTGGGTTCAACCCTCACCACCATTCTGGCTTTCTTGCCAATTGTATTAATGCCAGGGCCTGCCGGTGAGTTTGTTGGTGGTATTGCACTTAGCGTTATTTTCTCGCTAATTGGCTCTTATTTTATTTCGCATACGCTGGTGGCTATTTTCTCTGGCCATTTCTTACCTTCTCAGCAAACCGCTGACCATTGGTATGAAAAAGGCGTGCAAGTAGCTTGGTTAAGTGGGGCTTTTAAGGCCTGTTTACGCACTAGTTTACGCTACCCTAAGCTGGCGATTATTGTGGTATCTAGCCTTCCTATCCTAGGCTTTTACAGTGCTGGCAGTTTAACCGAGCAATTCTTCCCGCCCTCTGATCGCGACATGTTCCAAATTGAAGTTTATATGGCGCCGCAGTCGAGCATTTATGCCACCGAACGTTTGACCGAAAAGCTAACTGAGCATCTATATGCCAAAGAAGGTATCAGCTCGGTGAGTTGGTTTGTTGGTAATAACGCACCATCGTTTTACTACAATTTGATGCTGCGCCAACAGGGAGCGAAAAACTACGCTCAAGCAATGATTAAAACCACTGACTTTAGAGCGGCCAATGATCTCATTCCTAAGCTGCAGGTCGAGTTTGATTTGCTCTACCCTGAGGCGCAAATTTTAGTCAGAAAGCTAGAGCAGGGTCCGCCATTTAACGCGCCTATCGAACTGCGGGTTTACGGCCCCAATCTAGACAAACTTAAAGAACTGGGTGATCAATACCGCCGTATTCTTTCTGAAATTCCACATGTTACGCATACGCGCGCCACCTTGTTGGCTGGTACACCCAAGGTGTGGCTTAAAGTAAATGAGGAGGCTTCTCGCTTAAGTGGCATTGTATTAACCGATATTGCCGGTCAGTTGCAGGCAAACCTGCAGGGGCGGATTAACGGTAGTGTGCTTGAGGCGAGTGAGTCTTTGCCGGTGCGGATTCGTTTGGCTGATGAGCAACGTAAACAAGTTGAGAATTTAGGTGACCTTACTCTTACTAGCCAAGTGGCGGGGAATATACCGCTGGCCTCTATCGCTGAGTTAGATATTCGCCCCAGTCGTGGTGAAATACCGCGCCGCGATGGTAAACGGGTGAATACTGTTGAAGGCTATTTGCAAACCGACATTTTGCCTGAGCAGGTATTGGAAGTATTTCGCCAGCGTTTAGAGCAAGCCGATATTCCGCTTCCCGCTGGCTACAGTTTGGAGTTTGGTGGCGAAGGTGCCGAGCGTAATGAAGCGGTAGGTAATCTGTTAGCCAGTGTAGGGATTATCGCGGTGCTGCTAATTACCGTTGTTGTGCTGTCGTTTAACTCTTTCCGCTTGAGCTTCTTAATCATGATTACCGCTATTCAAGCGGCAGGCTTAGGGCTGTTAAGTGTATTTGTATTTAATTACCCCTTCGGTTTTACCGTTATTATTGGCCTATTGGGTTTGGTGGGCTTAGCGATTAACGCGGCGATTGTGATTGTTGCTGAGCTTAAATCCGATGCTAAGGCCTGTGCGGGCGACCATGAGTCTATATGTTTTGGGGTGCTCAGTTGTACTCGGCATATTACCTCTACCACCATCACCACGGTGGGTGGCTTCCTACCATTAATTTTAGAAGGTGGCGGTTTTTGGCCGCCGTTTGCGGTGGCTATTGCTGGTGGTACCGTACTTACCACTATGCTGTCGTTCTTCTTTGTGCCGGTGGTCTTTTCAATGATTGCCAAAGGCAAACGTAAGATCCCATCGGTGGGTTCGCCAACGGTGGCGCATTAG
- a CDS encoding efflux RND transporter periplasmic adaptor subunit has protein sequence MPRPLFSFSFLLIPIALGVMAVNTMSQHAFAADDELFADTAVNVQQVKAFVPVLSEDYAVERQFVGQVIAKQRADIGFELAGKISKIFVDEGERVVQGDVLMQLDTELLEIEYIDLQAQLQQLAADAALVQANLKRVKSLKSDGYASAQSVDELVAQQKSLRANKARIDASIKANRTRIEKSTLLAPYNGIIDKRTVSEGAVIGASQPVLTVLQQGANEVKVGVPVRLLEQVDLVTPKSVTVAKRHYSVDLVAAGGQVDPVTRTVQLRFALPDNDSLVSGQLAYLNVVETVKEPGYWVPVSAITDGVRGLWNVYAIVAQRDGSFKLERRDVSVRYATEEQAFVRGALQSGEAIVATGMHRYVPGQTVNPSKAHSQ, from the coding sequence ATGCCTAGGCCATTATTTTCATTCAGCTTTTTACTCATTCCCATTGCTTTGGGGGTGATGGCAGTGAATACAATGAGTCAGCATGCCTTTGCCGCAGATGATGAACTGTTTGCCGACACAGCGGTAAATGTGCAACAGGTAAAAGCTTTTGTGCCGGTATTAAGTGAAGATTATGCGGTTGAACGACAGTTTGTTGGGCAAGTTATTGCTAAGCAACGTGCAGACATCGGCTTTGAACTTGCGGGTAAAATATCCAAAATATTTGTAGATGAAGGCGAACGTGTTGTGCAAGGCGATGTGCTGATGCAACTAGACACCGAGCTGCTAGAAATTGAATACATTGACTTACAAGCACAACTACAACAATTAGCTGCCGATGCAGCTCTAGTTCAAGCTAACTTAAAGCGGGTTAAGTCTCTCAAGAGCGACGGTTATGCCTCGGCGCAAAGTGTAGATGAGCTGGTGGCGCAACAAAAATCCTTAAGAGCCAATAAAGCGCGCATCGACGCTTCAATTAAAGCCAATCGCACCCGTATTGAAAAGTCCACGTTACTGGCTCCTTATAACGGCATTATTGATAAACGTACTGTGTCGGAAGGCGCGGTGATTGGTGCTTCTCAGCCGGTGCTTACGGTCTTACAGCAAGGTGCTAACGAAGTAAAAGTTGGCGTGCCAGTGCGTTTGCTTGAGCAGGTTGATTTGGTTACGCCAAAATCAGTTACAGTGGCTAAGCGTCATTATTCAGTGGATTTAGTGGCTGCTGGTGGTCAGGTTGACCCGGTTACCCGCACCGTTCAATTGCGCTTTGCCCTGCCGGATAACGACTCCCTAGTGAGTGGGCAACTGGCTTATTTAAATGTGGTTGAAACTGTAAAAGAACCTGGTTATTGGGTGCCTGTGAGTGCGATTACCGATGGCGTGCGAGGCTTGTGGAATGTATATGCCATTGTGGCGCAGCGTGACGGCAGCTTTAAGTTAGAACGCCGTGATGTGAGCGTCCGCTATGCCACCGAAGAGCAAGCTTTTGTAAGAGGTGCGCTGCAATCTGGCGAAGCCATTGTGGCCACGGGAATGCACCGCTACGTGCCCGGCCAAACGGTTAATCCAAGCAAGGCGCACAGCCAATGA
- a CDS encoding cupin domain-containing protein, which yields MDVGKRLKSIRLMRGISQRELAKLSGVTNSMISQIEQNQVNPSVGSLKKILDAIPISMGEFFTLEMESDDKIFYSAEELTDLGDGKVKMLLVGSKHNGRQLAILREIYPPGADTGTEFIQHEGEEGGIVIRGEIEITVGSKSKVLKAGDSYYFETRKPHRFRNKSKEECELISAATPPTF from the coding sequence ATGGATGTTGGAAAACGCCTAAAAAGTATTCGCCTAATGCGCGGTATTTCGCAACGCGAATTAGCCAAATTAAGTGGGGTCACTAACAGTATGATCTCGCAAATTGAGCAGAACCAAGTAAACCCTTCGGTTGGCTCTCTGAAAAAGATCCTCGATGCGATTCCCATTTCTATGGGCGAATTTTTCACCCTTGAGATGGAAAGTGACGACAAGATTTTCTACAGCGCCGAAGAACTGACTGACTTAGGCGACGGCAAGGTGAAAATGCTACTGGTTGGCAGTAAACATAATGGCCGACAGTTGGCGATTTTGCGCGAGATTTACCCGCCAGGCGCAGACACCGGCACTGAGTTTATTCAACACGAAGGTGAAGAAGGCGGCATTGTGATCCGCGGCGAAATTGAGATTACCGTGGGCAGCAAATCTAAAGTGCTAAAAGCCGGTGATTCTTATTACTTTGAAACCCGTAAGCCACACCGTTTTCGTAACAAAAGTAAGGAAGAGTGCGAGCTCATCAGCGCCGCAACACCACCTACTTTCTAA
- the potH gene encoding putrescine ABC transporter permease PotH, translated as MTIVSDKLKQRLKRWVPSGRCAIMAVPYFWLFLFFLMPFFIVFKISFAEAMIAIPPYSELLTMVDEQVQILLNLGNYGYLIEDDLYISSYLQSVRIASISTFLCFVIGFPMAWAIVHSSPANRNILLMLIILPSWTSFLIRVYAWIGILKNNGFLNNILLYIGVIDEPLQILHTDTAVYIGIVYTYLPFMILPLYTALMRVDYSLIEAARDLGASTLTVLFKVLLPLTKAGIIAGSMLVFIPAVGEFVIPELLGGPDSILIGKVLWQEFFNNRDWPVASAVASVMLLLLMVPIMFFYRYQKRELEAS; from the coding sequence ATGACCATTGTTAGCGACAAACTTAAACAAAGGCTCAAGCGCTGGGTGCCAAGTGGGCGCTGCGCCATTATGGCGGTGCCTTACTTTTGGCTGTTTTTGTTCTTTTTAATGCCTTTCTTCATCGTCTTTAAAATCAGTTTTGCCGAAGCGATGATTGCCATTCCACCCTATAGTGAGTTACTCACCATGGTGGATGAACAGGTGCAAATACTGCTTAACTTAGGCAACTATGGCTACCTAATTGAAGACGATCTCTACATTAGTTCCTATTTGCAGTCGGTGCGTATAGCATCAATTTCCACCTTTTTATGTTTTGTGATTGGCTTTCCGATGGCCTGGGCGATTGTGCATTCCAGCCCTGCCAACAGAAACATTCTGCTAATGCTGATCATTCTACCTTCGTGGACTAGCTTCTTAATTCGGGTTTATGCTTGGATAGGCATTCTTAAAAACAATGGATTCTTAAACAACATCTTGCTCTACATTGGAGTTATCGACGAGCCGCTGCAAATACTACATACCGACACTGCGGTTTATATCGGCATTGTTTATACCTATTTGCCGTTTATGATCCTGCCTTTATACACCGCACTAATGCGGGTTGATTACTCCCTTATAGAAGCAGCACGCGACTTAGGCGCCTCGACCTTAACGGTGTTATTCAAGGTACTTCTGCCCTTAACTAAGGCTGGCATTATTGCCGGCTCAATGTTGGTATTTATTCCTGCGGTCGGTGAGTTTGTTATTCCTGAATTGCTGGGTGGGCCCGACTCAATTCTTATTGGTAAGGTGCTGTGGCAAGAGTTCTTTAATAACCGTGATTGGCCGGTTGCTTCAGCCGTAGCCTCGGTGATGTTATTGCTATTAATGGTGCCAATTATGTTCTTTTACCGTTATCAAAAACGTGAATTGGAGGCCAGCTAA
- a CDS encoding carbohydrate porin, translated as MISAVSFLSAVSIAALSPQVLAQQKTDFLGSEDAVDNRIASDQREQALPMKQRLAEQHIQLAIDYSAAAVKASDVLPGKDDSAASGMLRFYGSWDMLNAGSADAGGLVWKLEHRHRYSDTPVKGIEFNAGGLGIVTPVFSDEGTRLTNLYWRQRFNDHNATVTAGYLDATDYADVFALASPWTGFMNFAFSTGASTMALPSDAAFGVAGATMLNENVFVIGGIVDIESDPTKPLKSAENFFNKNHYFKSIELGYTSAKEQIFVNNLHLTAWHADNSEQLNQDSDSGINLSASWMFGQWLPFVRAGFADKGSLLGIDRSVSAGVGYFGLGGANNNLGFGVNLANVVGEPDNQVTGELFYLIKPVPFFEITPDIQFIQNPALNPDKSQIWLVGLRSRLIW; from the coding sequence TTGATCAGTGCTGTTAGCTTTCTTTCTGCCGTAAGCATAGCAGCGTTATCTCCGCAGGTGCTTGCTCAGCAAAAGACTGATTTTTTAGGTAGTGAAGACGCTGTAGACAATCGAATTGCCAGCGATCAACGTGAACAAGCTTTGCCAATGAAGCAGCGTTTAGCTGAACAACATATTCAACTAGCAATAGATTATTCAGCGGCCGCTGTTAAAGCTAGTGATGTGCTGCCTGGTAAAGATGACTCTGCCGCCAGTGGCATGCTTCGTTTCTATGGCAGTTGGGATATGCTTAATGCTGGCTCGGCAGATGCTGGTGGTTTGGTATGGAAGCTTGAACATCGGCACCGCTATTCAGATACCCCAGTTAAAGGCATTGAATTTAACGCCGGAGGTTTGGGTATTGTAACTCCAGTGTTCTCTGATGAAGGTACACGCTTAACTAACCTTTATTGGCGGCAGCGCTTTAATGACCATAATGCAACTGTTACGGCTGGCTATTTAGATGCAACCGATTATGCCGATGTTTTCGCTCTAGCAAGCCCTTGGACCGGCTTCATGAACTTTGCTTTCAGTACTGGCGCTAGCACAATGGCCTTGCCTAGTGATGCAGCTTTTGGTGTGGCTGGAGCAACTATGTTGAATGAAAATGTCTTTGTTATTGGTGGCATTGTCGACATCGAGTCTGATCCAACTAAACCCCTGAAGAGCGCCGAAAATTTCTTTAATAAAAACCACTATTTTAAAAGCATCGAATTGGGTTATACCTCCGCCAAGGAGCAAATTTTTGTCAACAACCTACACCTTACCGCTTGGCATGCCGATAATAGTGAGCAGTTAAATCAAGATAGTGATTCAGGTATTAATCTTTCTGCATCGTGGATGTTTGGTCAGTGGCTACCATTTGTTCGTGCTGGTTTCGCCGACAAAGGCAGTTTGCTTGGTATTGACCGCTCAGTGAGCGCCGGAGTGGGTTACTTTGGACTTGGTGGTGCTAACAATAATTTAGGTTTTGGGGTTAACCTGGCCAATGTTGTTGGTGAGCCAGATAATCAAGTTACTGGGGAGCTATTTTACTTAATCAAACCAGTGCCCTTTTTTGAAATAACCCCAGATATTCAGTTTATTCAAAATCCTGCTCTAAACCCAGATAAGAGCCAAATTTGGTTAGTTGGATTACGCTCTCGATTAATTTGGTAG
- a CDS encoding ABC transporter permease subunit yields the protein MDAIPVYKTKWKWLILSLGLAFLYLPILSLIAYSFNANRLVTVWSGFSTKWYGALFNDSLLMNGISLSLLIGFLSASAAVVLGTLAAFVMTRYSKFRGETSFAFMITAPLVMPEVITGLSLLLLFISLGQVFDLFSQRGMLTIWIAHVTFCTAYVSVVVSSRLRELDKSIEEAAMDLGATPFKVFFVITLPTILPALVAGWLLAFTLSLDDLVIASFVSGPSATTLPMVVFSSVRLGVSPKINALATLIIGVVSVATFIAWWLMAKAEKRRLLELKISNAK from the coding sequence ATGGATGCGATCCCGGTTTACAAAACCAAGTGGAAATGGCTGATACTCAGCCTTGGCTTGGCCTTTTTATACCTGCCGATTTTAAGCCTCATCGCTTATTCGTTTAATGCTAACCGCTTAGTTACGGTATGGAGTGGCTTTTCAACCAAGTGGTATGGGGCGCTATTCAACGACTCGCTATTAATGAATGGCATTAGTTTAAGCTTACTCATTGGCTTTTTATCTGCCTCTGCGGCAGTGGTATTGGGAACCCTAGCCGCCTTTGTGATGACCCGTTATAGCAAATTTAGAGGCGAAACCAGTTTTGCCTTTATGATTACCGCCCCGCTGGTGATGCCAGAAGTGATCACTGGTTTAAGCCTGCTATTGCTGTTTATATCTTTGGGCCAGGTGTTTGACCTATTTAGCCAACGCGGCATGTTGACCATCTGGATTGCCCACGTCACCTTTTGTACCGCCTATGTATCAGTGGTGGTGAGCTCCCGGCTGCGCGAGCTAGATAAAAGCATCGAAGAAGCCGCCATGGATTTGGGGGCAACCCCGTTTAAGGTATTCTTTGTCATTACCTTACCAACCATTCTGCCAGCACTGGTTGCCGGATGGTTATTAGCCTTTACCTTATCTTTAGACGACTTAGTTATTGCCAGCTTTGTCTCTGGCCCTAGCGCCACAACCTTACCGATGGTGGTGTTTTCTAGCGTAAGGTTAGGGGTAAGTCCCAAAATTAATGCCCTAGCTACCCTGATTATTGGTGTAGTATCTGTCGCTACTTTTATTGCTTGGTGGTTAATGGCCAAAGCAGAAAAACGCCGCTTGCTGGAATTAAAGATCAGCAATGCCAAATAG